In Candidatus Delongbacteria bacterium, the following proteins share a genomic window:
- a CDS encoding DUF21 domain-containing protein: MIALIAYLFLALFVSFVCSIMESVLLSTPHSFLIVKQDKGYHWASLFIELKSNIDKPLSAILSLNTVAHTIGAAGVGAQAVKVFGEASFGIVS; encoded by the coding sequence ATGATAGCACTAATTGCATACTTATTTCTTGCCCTTTTTGTTTCGTTTGTTTGTTCAATTATGGAGTCAGTTCTTCTTTCTACACCACATTCGTTTTTGATTGTAAAACAAGATAAAGGCTATCACTGGGCTAGTTTATTTATTGAGTTAAAATCAAATATAGATAAGCCACTTTCAGCAATTTTATCATTAAATACAGTTGCTCACACTATTGGAGCTGCAGGTGTTGGTGCACAGGCTGTTAAGGTTTTTGGTGAGGCGTCATTTGGAATTGTTTC
- a CDS encoding ABC transporter substrate-binding protein, with amino-acid sequence MKIMILIIIVISVLKLQLFSNELKIMTEEFPPYNFTKNDSLMGSSSEIMHSILKQLYNESLFESIQVLPWSRAYKLLEVDPNSILFSVTRTAKRENLFKWVGPISKSRNVLLALKDSKINIATPEDLFKYKIGAMTDDAAGQLLTDKFFVPHSSIDFNPKLQTNLLKLKHGRIDLFAYDENVTRWAITKNNMDPNDYETVFVLEEGFHYIAFNPSFPDSIINLFQSTLDTLKSNGQYNKIMIKYNIQIEN; translated from the coding sequence ATGAAGATCATGATACTTATAATAATAGTAATAAGCGTACTGAAACTACAACTTTTCAGTAATGAACTAAAAATCATGACCGAAGAATTCCCGCCATACAACTTTACAAAAAATGATTCCCTTATGGGAAGCTCTTCTGAAATAATGCACTCAATACTAAAGCAACTTTATAATGAGTCTTTGTTCGAAAGCATTCAAGTTTTACCTTGGAGTAGAGCATATAAGTTACTTGAAGTAGATCCAAATAGTATATTATTTTCTGTTACAAGAACTGCAAAACGAGAAAACTTATTTAAATGGGTTGGTCCAATTTCAAAATCAAGAAATGTTCTTTTAGCTCTTAAAGATAGTAAAATCAATATCGCAACCCCTGAAGATTTATTTAAGTACAAAATAGGAGCAATGACAGATGATGCCGCAGGACAATTATTAACGGATAAATTTTTTGTACCTCATTCATCAATTGATTTCAACCCAAAGCTTCAAACTAATTTACTTAAGTTAAAACATGGAAGAATTGATCTTTTTGCCTATGATGAGAATGTTACCAGGTGGGCAATAACCAAAAACAATATGGATCCAAATGATTATGAAACAGTTTTTGTTCTTGAAGAAGGTTTTCATTATATTGCTTTTAATCCTTCATTTCCAGATTCGATTATCAATCTTTTTCAATCAACTCTCGATACTCTAAAATCCAATGGCCAATACAATAAAATCATGATAAAATACAATATACAAATCGAAAATTAA
- a CDS encoding 4Fe-4S binding protein: MTNDFEVPLVGTVKEKCRVCYTCVRECPAKAIKMSNGQAEIIPERCIACGNCVSVCSQNAKRYISSVDYVKHIIKSGYKVAAMIAPSFPAEFLEFEDYRIFVGILRRLGFKYVTEVAFGADLVAEKHQEILKKNTDFYYITSACPAVVSFIEKYHPSVVDHISNVVSPMIAMTRVVKEKYGENLKTVFIGPCIAKKHEADLDEFKGEIDAVLTFTELRELIEDQKIDIKECYKSEFDPPLGGKGSLFPISGGLLQSMDTFEDLTDGHVIVADGRHAFTEAIREFESGLLKNNHLDLLCCEGCIMGAGMSKGGKRFIRRAIVSDYVKNKILNLNNEKWHKYIEEFRHINLIRTVKNDDQRLLVNVDGKYDPQIKKILESMGKFKPEDELNCEACGYRTCKEHAHAILKGLAESEMCLPYTIEKMHGYIKKLGETNELLTNTQLQLQHSEKLATMGQLSAGIAHEVNNPLGVVLMYSHILMEETDKSSPFYEDLKMIATQADRCKNILSGLLNFARKNELRRKEILLSELIENSIGGVVIPSEIEIKINHKDKDGKISLDPDQMSQVISNLIKNSIDAMKGKGKIFIDTIDKSDHVIITLEDNGPGIPKENLGKLFEPFFTTKQIGKGTGLGLAVCYGIIKMHKGKISVESNAEPKFGTTYAKFTIAIPKNQE; this comes from the coding sequence ATGACAAATGATTTTGAAGTTCCATTGGTAGGTACTGTAAAGGAAAAGTGCAGAGTATGTTACACTTGTGTGAGAGAATGTCCTGCCAAAGCAATCAAGATGTCTAATGGTCAAGCCGAAATAATACCCGAAAGGTGTATAGCATGTGGAAATTGTGTGTCGGTATGTTCTCAGAATGCCAAAAGGTATATCTCTTCTGTCGATTATGTTAAGCATATCATAAAATCCGGTTATAAAGTTGCCGCCATGATTGCACCTAGCTTCCCTGCCGAATTTCTTGAATTCGAAGATTATAGAATTTTTGTTGGAATATTGAGAAGACTTGGCTTTAAATATGTGACAGAAGTAGCCTTTGGAGCTGATCTTGTCGCCGAAAAGCATCAGGAAATTTTAAAAAAAAATACTGATTTTTATTACATCACATCCGCATGTCCAGCCGTTGTTTCATTTATAGAAAAATACCATCCCTCTGTAGTTGACCATATATCAAATGTGGTTTCACCGATGATTGCTATGACGAGAGTAGTTAAAGAAAAATATGGTGAAAACTTAAAAACTGTTTTCATAGGACCATGCATAGCAAAAAAACATGAAGCCGATTTAGATGAATTTAAAGGAGAAATAGATGCTGTATTAACATTTACAGAATTGAGAGAATTGATAGAAGACCAAAAAATTGATATTAAAGAATGTTACAAATCCGAATTTGATCCCCCTTTAGGTGGGAAAGGATCTCTATTTCCTATTAGTGGAGGATTATTACAATCCATGGATACTTTTGAAGATTTGACGGATGGTCATGTGATAGTTGCTGATGGCAGACACGCTTTTACTGAAGCTATAAGAGAATTTGAATCTGGTCTTCTGAAAAATAATCATCTTGATTTATTGTGTTGCGAAGGTTGTATCATGGGTGCTGGTATGTCTAAAGGTGGAAAACGTTTTATTCGAAGAGCCATAGTAAGTGACTATGTAAAAAATAAAATATTGAATCTTAATAATGAAAAATGGCATAAGTATATTGAAGAATTCAGACATATCAATTTAATTAGAACTGTAAAAAATGATGATCAAAGATTACTGGTAAATGTTGATGGTAAATATGATCCACAGATAAAAAAAATACTTGAATCAATGGGGAAATTTAAACCTGAAGACGAACTTAATTGTGAAGCTTGTGGTTACAGAACTTGTAAAGAACATGCTCATGCAATACTTAAGGGACTAGCGGAATCAGAGATGTGCCTTCCTTACACTATTGAAAAGATGCATGGTTATATTAAAAAACTTGGTGAAACAAATGAGCTTTTAACCAATACACAATTACAACTTCAACATTCCGAAAAACTTGCCACTATGGGACAATTAAGTGCTGGAATTGCTCATGAAGTTAATAATCCTCTAGGAGTTGTGCTTATGTATTCACACATTCTTATGGAGGAAACAGATAAAAGTTCTCCTTTCTATGAAGACTTGAAAATGATAGCCACTCAAGCCGATAGATGTAAAAATATATTGTCCGGACTCCTCAATTTTGCCAGAAAGAATGAGCTTAGAAGAAAAGAGATTTTATTATCTGAATTAATTGAAAATTCTATAGGTGGAGTAGTGATTCCTTCTGAAATAGAAATAAAGATAAATCATAAAGATAAAGACGGTAAAATTTCTCTAGATCCAGACCAAATGTCCCAAGTAATTAGCAATTTAATTAAAAATTCCATAGATGCTATGAAGGGGAAAGGTAAAATTTTTATTGATACAATTGATAAATCTGATCATGTAATTATAACTTTAGAGGACAATGGACCTGGAATCCCAAAAGAGAACTTAGGTAAGTTGTTTGAACCTTTTTTTACAACTAAACAGATTGGAAAAGGGACTGGATTGGGTTTGGCTGTTTGTTATGGAATTATTAAAATGCACAAAGGAAAAATTAGCGTGGAATCAAATGCAGAACCAAAATTTGGTACTACTTATGCAAAATTTACAATTGCGATTCCAAAAAATCAGGAGTAG
- a CDS encoding response regulator, whose translation MEKIKALVVDDEMGIRLSVSRALRGFTVELPYVDSYYELEIDQAESGEMAVQMMKEKDYEIVLLDNMLPGIHGTEVLEWMNNEKKNSITIMITAFASIETAVSATKNGAYDFLTKPFTPQDLKAAVHKAAKHYILNSITRKLTEEKNKIRFQFISVLSHELKAPIAAIANYLKIMERQIAGDSILNYIDYIKRSLIRISDMEKLIFDLLDLTRIESGEKKRELEDIDFKTVIENSIQNYKEMAENKKITIISELESHTINGDKTELEIVANNFISNAIKYNKNDGSVLVSLTEKNNEIIFEVADTGIGIDENDIPKLFKEFSRIKNEKTAQISGSGIGLSTVKKIVSLYKGEIEVKSVVNEGTRFIVKLKK comes from the coding sequence ATGGAAAAAATTAAGGCTTTAGTAGTTGATGATGAAATGGGTATTAGACTATCTGTTTCAAGGGCGTTAAGAGGATTTACAGTTGAGTTGCCGTATGTAGACAGTTACTATGAATTAGAAATAGATCAGGCTGAAAGTGGAGAAATGGCAGTTCAGATGATGAAAGAAAAAGATTATGAGATTGTTCTTCTTGATAATATGCTTCCAGGTATTCATGGTACTGAAGTATTGGAGTGGATGAATAATGAAAAGAAGAATTCAATAACGATAATGATTACAGCATTTGCTTCTATAGAAACAGCCGTCTCTGCAACAAAAAATGGTGCGTATGATTTTTTAACGAAACCTTTTACGCCTCAGGATCTAAAAGCAGCTGTTCATAAAGCAGCAAAGCATTATATCCTTAATTCTATTACGAGAAAATTAACAGAAGAGAAAAACAAGATAAGATTTCAATTTATTTCAGTATTATCACATGAGTTGAAAGCACCTATCGCAGCCATCGCAAATTATTTGAAAATAATGGAGAGACAAATTGCTGGAGATAGTATTTTAAATTATATAGATTATATAAAACGTTCATTGATACGTATAAGTGATATGGAAAAACTAATTTTTGATCTTCTTGATTTAACAAGAATTGAATCAGGAGAGAAAAAAAGGGAATTGGAAGATATTGATTTTAAAACCGTAATTGAAAATTCCATTCAAAACTATAAAGAGATGGCAGAAAACAAAAAGATAACTATTATTTCTGAGTTGGAAAGTCACACAATAAATGGAGATAAAACTGAATTGGAGATTGTTGCCAATAATTTTATATCAAATGCTATAAAATACAACAAAAATGATGGTTCTGTCTTGGTTTCATTAACAGAGAAAAATAATGAGATAATCTTTGAAGTTGCAGATACTGGTATTGGAATAGATGAAAACGATATCCCAAAACTTTTCAAAGAATTCTCCAGAATTAAAAATGAAAAAACAGCCCAAATTTCTGGTAGTGGTATTGGTCTATCAACGGTAAAGAAAATTGTATCACTTTATAAGGGAGAAATTGAGGTTAAGTCGGTTGTAAATGAAGGGACCAGATTTATCGTAAAACTTAAAAAGTAA
- a CDS encoding redox-sensing transcriptional repressor Rex gives MELINEKTIERLSLYRRLLKQVQEKGIKYFYSHELAKMAHLTPVQIRRDLMNIGYNGNNRKGYETDRIIECISGTLDSENGEKVAIAGVGRLGTALLKYFIAKNNKIEIKALFDINPDIVGTKIDDIECFHVNEIEQVIASNDIKTGIIASTPESAMSIAKDMISGGVKSIINFTPVPLDIPEDIFLEEIDITVSIEKAAYFAKGKANSVKKILLIDDDPDFINAYKAILKNEGYEILTAFSSNQGLIKIREHLPNLVILDIMMENADSGFTLLKQLQNEELEIPVILSSSIADAARSLMDDFSSTVKTILQKPVDLDLLVKTVKKYL, from the coding sequence ATGGAACTTATTAATGAGAAGACGATTGAGAGACTAAGTTTATACAGGAGACTTTTGAAGCAAGTACAGGAAAAAGGGATAAAATACTTTTATTCTCATGAACTTGCAAAAATGGCTCATCTTACTCCTGTACAAATTCGAAGAGATCTAATGAATATTGGATATAATGGAAATAATCGAAAAGGTTATGAAACTGATCGAATAATTGAATGTATTTCTGGTACTTTAGATTCTGAGAATGGTGAAAAAGTAGCTATTGCAGGAGTTGGACGCCTTGGAACAGCATTACTTAAATATTTTATAGCAAAAAACAATAAAATTGAGATTAAAGCATTATTTGATATAAATCCAGACATTGTTGGTACAAAAATAGATGACATTGAATGCTTTCATGTAAATGAAATTGAGCAAGTGATTGCCAGTAATGATATCAAAACCGGTATAATAGCTTCTACACCAGAAAGTGCAATGAGTATTGCCAAAGATATGATTTCTGGAGGAGTAAAATCGATTATTAATTTTACGCCTGTACCACTAGATATTCCAGAAGATATTTTCCTTGAAGAGATTGATATCACAGTATCTATTGAAAAAGCAGCTTACTTTGCAAAAGGTAAAGCAAATTCAGTAAAAAAAATATTATTGATCGATGATGATCCTGATTTTATAAACGCATACAAAGCAATTCTAAAAAATGAAGGTTACGAAATATTAACAGCTTTTAGTTCAAATCAGGGATTGATAAAGATTAGAGAGCATCTGCCGAATCTAGTAATTCTTGATATCATGATGGAAAATGCAGATTCAGGTTTTACGCTTCTTAAGCAATTACAAAATGAAGAGCTCGAGATACCTGTTATATTGAGTTCGTCGATAGCTGACGCTGCAAGAAGTTTAATGGATGATTTTTCTTCTACTGTTAAAACTATTCTCCAAAAACCTGTAGATCTGGACTTACTTGTTAAAACTGTAAAAAAATACTTATAA
- a CDS encoding branched-chain amino acid aminotransferase translates to MNKVDLDWGKLVFSYTKTDYRYVSIYKDGKWDEGKLVTDNMLTIAESSTALHYGQSTFEGLKAYETKDGRALLFRPDQNAKRMAKSCERIMMKVFPEDRFVDACKKVVEANKRWLPPFGTGASLYLRPFLFGIGDNLGVKPAPQYMFCIFVSPVGPYFKGGMNPVNFMLTDYDRAAPQGTGSAKVGGNYAGSLLPHEIAVKRGFADCIYLDPKTHTKIEEVGAANFFGITRDNKFVTPKSASILPSITKYSLMEIARSFGMEVEERDVLVSNLDEFVEAGACGTAAVITPIGGIEVTEGKMHYFYGEGKEVGPVTKKLYTALTQMQLGEIEGPEGWIVEV, encoded by the coding sequence ATGAATAAAGTTGATCTTGATTGGGGAAAACTTGTTTTCTCTTACACTAAAACTGATTACAGATACGTTAGTATCTACAAAGATGGAAAATGGGACGAAGGAAAACTGGTAACAGATAATATGTTAACAATTGCAGAGTCTTCCACAGCACTTCATTATGGACAGAGTACTTTTGAAGGTTTAAAAGCTTATGAAACTAAAGATGGAAGAGCTTTGCTTTTCAGACCTGACCAAAATGCTAAACGTATGGCTAAAAGCTGTGAAAGAATCATGATGAAAGTCTTTCCTGAAGATAGATTTGTTGATGCATGTAAAAAAGTAGTTGAAGCAAACAAAAGATGGTTGCCACCTTTTGGAACAGGTGCTTCACTTTATCTAAGACCTTTCCTTTTTGGAATTGGTGATAATCTTGGTGTAAAACCTGCACCGCAATATATGTTCTGTATTTTTGTAAGTCCAGTTGGACCATATTTTAAGGGTGGAATGAATCCTGTTAATTTTATGCTTACTGACTATGACAGAGCTGCACCTCAGGGAACTGGAAGTGCAAAAGTAGGTGGGAATTATGCTGGAAGTTTATTGCCACATGAGATAGCTGTTAAACGTGGATTCGCAGATTGTATATACCTTGATCCAAAAACTCATACAAAAATCGAAGAAGTTGGAGCTGCTAATTTCTTTGGAATTACAAGAGACAACAAATTTGTAACTCCAAAATCTGCATCAATACTTCCAAGTATTACTAAATACTCGTTAATGGAAATTGCGAGATCATTTGGTATGGAAGTTGAGGAGAGAGATGTATTAGTTTCTAATTTGGATGAATTTGTTGAAGCTGGAGCCTGTGGAACTGCAGCAGTTATAACTCCAATTGGAGGAATTGAAGTAACTGAAGGTAAGATGCACTACTTCTATGGCGAAGGTAAAGAAGTTGGTCCAGTGACTAAGAAATTGTATACGGCTTTGACACAGATGCAATTGGGTGAAATTGAAGGTCCTGAAGGTTGGATTGTGGAAGTTTAA
- a CDS encoding 1-deoxy-D-xylulose-5-phosphate synthase produces the protein MKILDKIDSPQSLKTLTIEELNSLSEEIRQFILENVHITGGHLGSSLGTVELTVALHRVFKSPEDKIVWDVGHQAYAHKILTGRRDQFHTNRCYGGISGFVKPSESSHDSFGVGHASTSISAGLGYVCARDILGEDFNVISIIGDGSITGGLAYEGLNNAGGLHKKFLVILNDNKMSISKNVGAISRYLSSIYTDQTFNKIKDEVWDFAGKFKFGDTIRKAVSKGSKSVKALIAPGLLFENLGFNYIGPINGHDLEHLIPLLEDIRDNLKGPVFLHVITEKGKGFKPAEDDTLQKLHGVGPGAVYPEEKSKPFKIIPKYQDVFGETLVRLAEKDKRVIAITAAMKDGTGLNNFAEKFPDRFFDVGIAEGHAVTFAAAMSMKGLKPFVTIYSTFMQRAFDHIIHDCAIQELDMVFAMDRAGLVGEDGPTHHGTFDMSFMRIIPNLIIMAPADEDELADMMFTATKEKGLFSIRYPRGAGMNKPVKEVSELIEIGKSIRVFDGNKIAILAIGKMVEHSIKAIELLKGCDITPALYNMRFIKPLDTKQIDEIMSKFDIIITIEENNLPGGFGSAVLEYTNSKKYSGAVHRIGIPDKFVTHGNIDLLYKEIGLDSQSLKDKIEEIDKSVKH, from the coding sequence ATGAAAATATTAGACAAAATAGATAGCCCACAATCTCTCAAAACTCTTACGATCGAGGAGTTAAATAGCTTATCTGAAGAGATTAGGCAATTCATTCTCGAAAATGTTCACATTACTGGTGGTCATTTAGGCTCAAGTTTAGGGACAGTTGAACTTACTGTTGCATTACATAGAGTTTTTAAATCTCCTGAGGATAAGATAGTTTGGGATGTTGGTCACCAAGCCTATGCCCATAAAATTCTAACTGGGAGAAGAGATCAATTTCATACAAACAGGTGCTATGGAGGAATCTCTGGATTTGTAAAACCTTCTGAATCTTCACATGACTCTTTTGGAGTTGGACATGCATCCACTTCAATTTCAGCAGGTCTTGGTTACGTTTGTGCTAGAGATATACTCGGAGAAGATTTTAATGTTATATCAATAATTGGCGATGGGTCTATCACTGGTGGTCTAGCGTATGAAGGACTAAATAACGCAGGTGGTTTGCACAAAAAATTTCTAGTGATATTGAATGACAATAAAATGTCAATTTCAAAAAACGTTGGTGCAATTTCAAGATATTTAAGTTCAATTTACACTGATCAGACTTTTAATAAGATTAAAGATGAAGTATGGGATTTTGCCGGTAAGTTTAAGTTTGGAGATACTATAAGGAAAGCAGTTTCCAAAGGTTCAAAGAGTGTTAAAGCTCTTATTGCTCCAGGTTTGCTTTTTGAAAATCTTGGGTTCAATTATATTGGTCCGATCAATGGTCATGATTTAGAACATCTTATTCCCCTTTTGGAAGATATTAGAGACAATTTAAAAGGTCCGGTATTTCTTCATGTCATAACTGAAAAGGGTAAAGGATTTAAACCTGCTGAAGATGATACTTTACAAAAACTTCATGGAGTAGGTCCAGGTGCTGTTTATCCTGAAGAAAAGTCCAAGCCATTCAAAATCATACCAAAATATCAAGATGTTTTCGGTGAAACGTTGGTGAGATTGGCAGAAAAAGATAAGAGAGTTATTGCAATTACTGCTGCTATGAAAGATGGCACGGGCTTGAATAATTTTGCTGAGAAATTTCCTGATAGATTCTTTGATGTAGGTATTGCAGAAGGTCATGCAGTTACTTTCGCGGCGGCGATGTCTATGAAAGGTTTGAAACCTTTTGTAACTATCTATTCCACATTTATGCAAAGAGCTTTCGATCATATAATTCACGATTGTGCTATTCAAGAACTAGATATGGTATTTGCCATGGATCGTGCTGGTCTTGTTGGCGAAGATGGTCCAACTCATCATGGTACTTTTGATATGTCATTCATGCGAATTATTCCAAATCTAATTATTATGGCTCCTGCAGATGAGGATGAATTGGCTGATATGATGTTTACAGCCACAAAAGAAAAAGGTTTGTTTTCAATTCGATATCCTCGTGGTGCTGGAATGAATAAACCGGTAAAAGAAGTTTCAGAGTTAATTGAAATTGGAAAATCTATTAGAGTTTTTGATGGAAACAAAATTGCAATACTGGCGATAGGCAAAATGGTTGAGCATTCTATCAAAGCAATTGAACTGCTGAAAGGCTGTGATATTACTCCTGCTCTTTACAATATGAGGTTTATTAAACCTTTAGATACTAAACAAATTGATGAGATTATGTCTAAATTTGATATAATTATTACCATAGAGGAAAACAATCTCCCTGGTGGTTTTGGTTCTGCAGTTTTAGAATATACAAATAGCAAAAAGTATTCTGGAGCTGTTCACAGAATTGGAATCCCTGATAAATTTGTAACTCATGGTAATATTGATCTTCTATACAAGGAGATCGGTCTAGATTCTCAATCGCTAAAAGATAAAATAGAGGAAATAGACAAGTCTGTTAAACATTAA
- the kdsB gene encoding 3-deoxy-manno-octulosonate cytidylyltransferase has protein sequence MNKIYGVIPARFGSTRFPGKPLALISGKTMIRRVVEQVLKSKLIQKVLVATDDERIMQEIVGSGAIGVMTHSDLPTGTDRVLAALNNDIPDIVVNIQGDEPLISPEIIDNCIGALLDAPSIVCSTPVTNILDKNELANENIVKVLFDKNYDALYFSRSAIPFVRKVPNEKNPFYKHIGLYAYRTKFLQQFVQMPQTELEMIESLEQLRILENGYKIKCIKTDYSPCGIDIYEDISKVEKLLESIE, from the coding sequence ATGAATAAGATATACGGTGTAATTCCTGCTAGATTTGGGTCCACAAGATTTCCCGGTAAACCTCTCGCTCTAATATCTGGCAAAACAATGATTAGAAGAGTAGTTGAGCAGGTTTTAAAATCAAAACTAATACAAAAAGTTCTTGTTGCTACGGATGATGAAAGAATAATGCAGGAAATTGTAGGTTCTGGTGCTATAGGAGTTATGACACACTCAGACTTGCCAACTGGAACTGATCGAGTACTTGCAGCTTTAAATAATGATATTCCAGATATTGTTGTAAATATACAAGGTGATGAGCCATTAATATCTCCTGAAATTATTGACAATTGTATAGGAGCCCTCCTCGATGCTCCATCTATAGTTTGTTCTACACCTGTTACAAATATTCTAGATAAAAATGAACTTGCAAATGAAAATATTGTCAAAGTTCTATTCGATAAAAATTATGATGCTTTGTATTTTTCTAGATCTGCTATACCTTTCGTAAGGAAAGTACCAAATGAGAAAAATCCATTCTACAAACATATAGGATTGTATGCATATAGAACCAAATTTTTGCAGCAATTTGTTCAAATGCCCCAAACTGAATTGGAAATGATTGAAAGTCTTGAACAATTACGTATTCTTGAGAACGGTTATAAAATAAAATGTATAAAGACTGATTATTCTCCTTGTGGTATTGACATTTATGAAGATATTTCAAAAGTTGAGAAATTATTAGAAAGTATTGAATGA
- a CDS encoding response regulator yields MSAKNVLILDDEKEIAELIKEFIEILNHKVVTFSDPFEALQHIKDSITVGERFDLVFTDFFMPKMEGDKFSEEVFKIDSNIDIYLLSGRHSDELKQFQKNSIKGFINKPFRIEDFERILGDE; encoded by the coding sequence ATGTCTGCAAAAAATGTATTAATATTGGATGATGAAAAAGAAATTGCTGAACTAATAAAAGAGTTTATTGAGATCTTAAATCACAAGGTTGTAACTTTTTCAGATCCTTTCGAGGCATTACAGCATATAAAAGATTCTATTACAGTTGGCGAAAGATTTGATTTGGTTTTTACTGATTTTTTTATGCCAAAAATGGAAGGTGATAAATTTAGTGAGGAAGTATTCAAAATAGATTCCAACATTGATATATATCTTCTATCAGGAAGACATTCTGATGAATTAAAACAATTCCAAAAGAATAGTATTAAAGGTTTTATAAACAAGCCGTTTAGAATTGAAGATTTTGAAAGGATTCTTGGGGATGAATAA
- a CDS encoding VIT1/CCC1 transporter family protein: MNDLIREQQDEITAHHLYKKISEFIKDEKNKGIIRQISEDELRHYNKLKSFTNRDLKPQKFKILFYYWITRLFGLTFGVKLLEKSENEAIENYSGNEKEKDLLNEIIRDEEKHEKELISMINEERLNYMGSVVLGLNDALVELTGALAGYTFALQNTKLIGLIGLITGISASFSMAASEYLSSRQDGDSNALKSSMYTGTAYIFTVLILTCPFFITENPYLGLGMTVSFAVLIIFLFNFYISIAKDYNFKRRFFEMASISLGVAAISFFIGVFIKQFIGIDV, encoded by the coding sequence ATGAATGATTTAATAAGAGAGCAACAAGATGAGATTACTGCTCATCATCTTTACAAAAAAATATCAGAGTTCATAAAGGATGAAAAGAATAAAGGGATAATAAGACAAATTTCAGAAGACGAGTTAAGACATTATAATAAGTTGAAGAGTTTTACAAATAGAGATCTAAAACCTCAGAAATTTAAGATTTTATTCTATTATTGGATTACAAGACTTTTTGGACTTACTTTCGGAGTGAAGCTCCTTGAAAAATCAGAAAATGAAGCAATTGAGAATTATTCTGGAAATGAAAAGGAGAAGGATCTTTTAAATGAGATTATAAGAGATGAGGAAAAGCATGAAAAGGAACTTATCTCAATGATAAATGAAGAGCGTTTAAACTATATGGGTTCTGTAGTTCTTGGATTAAATGACGCTCTTGTTGAGTTGACAGGTGCACTTGCTGGTTATACTTTTGCATTACAAAATACAAAATTGATAGGTCTTATTGGATTGATAACTGGTATTAGTGCTTCATTTTCTATGGCAGCCAGTGAATATCTTTCTTCTAGACAAGATGGTGATTCAAATGCTCTAAAATCTTCTATGTATACTGGAACTGCCTATATTTTTACTGTTTTAATTCTCACTTGTCCTTTTTTTATCACAGAAAACCCTTATCTTGGTCTTGGAATGACTGTAAGTTTCGCTGTTCTAATAATCTTTTTGTTTAATTTTTATATTTCAATAGCAAAAGATTATAATTTTAAAAGAAGATTTTTTGAAATGGCATCAATAAGTTTAGGTGTCGCAGCTATTTCGTTTTTTATAGGTGTTTTCATCAAACAATTTATAGGTATTGATGTTTAA
- a CDS encoding DUF1232 domain-containing protein, with protein MKNKTDKAEKVFLESIDHMDEESVKEAARQADKKLKDLKESGVPTLIQDIWRDIVTMIFMSKDYYSGKYRDVPLKSILSITAALLYFASPFDILPDFIPLSGFIDDAAVLSLCIKLIKEDLSSYIEWRKESRKKENKPVYDD; from the coding sequence ATGAAAAATAAAACTGATAAAGCTGAAAAAGTATTTTTAGAGTCTATTGATCATATGGATGAAGAAAGTGTAAAGGAGGCTGCCAGGCAAGCAGATAAAAAATTAAAAGATCTGAAAGAGAGTGGAGTTCCAACCTTAATACAGGATATTTGGCGTGATATTGTTACAATGATATTTATGTCAAAAGATTATTATTCAGGAAAATATAGAGACGTTCCACTGAAATCAATTCTATCTATAACTGCTGCATTACTTTATTTTGCGTCTCCTTTTGATATTCTCCCGGATTTTATACCTTTGTCAGGTTTTATTGACGATGCTGCTGTTCTTAGTTTATGTATAAAATTGATTAAAGAAGATCTATCTTCTTATATAGAATGGCGTAAAGAATCAAGAAAAAAAGAGAATAAGCCTGTTTATGATGATTAA